TCCCGTACGGCATCGGCCTGGTCAAGAACTCCTACGTCGGCCGGACGTTCATCCAGCCGTCGCAGACGATCCGTCAGCTGGGTATCCGGCTCAAGCTCAACCCCCTGCGCGACGTCATCCGCGGCAAGCGGCTGGTCGTCGTCGACGACTCGATCGTGCGGGGCAACACTCAGCGGGCGCTCGTCCGGATGCTGCGCGAAGCCGGTGCGGTCGAGGTGCACGTGCGCATCTCGTCGCCGCCGGTGAAGTGGCCGTGCTTCTACGGCATCGACTTCGCGAGCAAGGCCGAGCTGATCGCCAACGGGCTCGACGCCGAGGGCGTCCGCGCGTCGATCGGCGCCGACTCGCTCGCGTACGTGTCGCTCGACGAACTCGTCGCCGCCACCGAGCAGCCGCGTAAGCGTCTCTGCATGGCGTGCTTCGATGGCAAGTACCCGATCGCATTGCCCGCGGACGACATGATCGGTAAGCACATGCTCGAGGGCATCGAGCGTGGTGTCGGTCGGGAGCCGCTGCCCCTGGTGGCTTCGCCAGGCGGAGCCGGAGCCCTCAGCCGGCCCTGAAGTCCCCTCAGTGGGCGTAGTAGTCGTAGGCCAATACGGGGCCGGAAAACATGGAGGCGGAGTGAAGGACGTGGTGACGTCCGGGGCGCCCACACAGAGTGGCGCCCGAGTGACGCGTACGTCACGCGATGCCACGAGCGGCGGCGACGCCGAGGCTGGTGCCTCGTACCGCGCTGCCGGGGTCGACATCGAGGCCGGTGACCGGGCCGTCGAGCTGATGCGGTCCAAGGTCAAGAAGACGTTCCGGCCCGAGGTGGTCGGGAACATCGGCGGGTTCGCCGGGCTGTTCGCCTTCGACACCGACAAGTACAAAAAGCCGGTGCTGGCCTCGTCCACCGACGGGGTCGGCACGAAGCTGGCCATCGCTCAGCAGATGAACATCCACGACACGGTCGGCATCGACCTGGTCGCGATGGTCGTCGACGACCTCGTCGTGTGTGGCGCCGAGCCGCTGTTCCTCCAGGACTACATCGCGATCGGCAAGGTCGTGCCGGAGAAGGTCGCGGACATCGTCGGCGGCATCGCGGACGGATGCCGGTGGGCGGGGTGCGCGCTGCTCGGCGGCGAGACCGCGGAGCACCCCGGCCTGCTGTCGCCGGACGAGTACGACATCGCGGCGACCGGCGTCGGCGTCGTGGATGCGGACTCGATCCTCGGTGCCGATCGGATCAAGGCCGGTGACCAGATCATCGCGCTGGCCTCGTCCGGGCTGCACTCGAACGGGTACTCGCTGGTCCGGCACGCGCTGCTCGCCGACGGCAAGATGCGGCTCGACCAGGTCGTTCCTGAGCTCGGGCGGCAGCGGACACTCGGCGAGGACCTGCTGACGCCGACCACGATCTACGCGCAGGCGTGCCTCGCGGTGATCGAGGAGTGCGAGGTGCACGCGCTCGCGCACATCACCGGCGGCGGGCTGGCGGGGAACGTCGTCCGGGTGATCGGTGAGGACGTCGACGCGGTCATCGACCGGGCGACGTGGCGGCCGCAGCCGATCTTCGACCTGATCGGGACGATCGGTCGGGTGACCCGGCCGGAGCTGGAGCGGACGTTCAACATGGGGGTCGGGATGGTGGTCGTGGTGCCGCCGGACCAGGCCGACCGTGCGGTGGCGTCGTTCTCGGCCCGGGGCGTCAAGGCCTGGGTTGCCGGCGAGATCGTCTCCGGCACCGGCAACGTCCGCCTGGTCGACTCGCATCCTTCCTGAGTTGACGCGAACCCGGGCTCTACGGTCGCCGTAGAGCCCGGTTTTGCGTCGTCACGTGGGGGCGAGCGCCGACGTGATGGCGGCGCAGATCTCGAGGCCGGTTTCGTGCTCGATCCAGGCCCACTGGCCGTTGGGGTTGAGATCGAGGAAGTACCACTCGCCGGACGGCGTCACCGCGAAGTCCACCGCGGCGAACCGCAGGCCGAGCGTCCGCATCATCCGGCACAGCCCGTCCCGCACGCTCCCCGGAACGCTCGTGACCGCGTACTCGATCGCGTCGTAGTCGCTGCGCCAGTCGATCTGACCGGCCGCTGACCGGGCCGTCAGCGCCGCCGCGAAGAACTGCTCGTCGACGACCGTGAGCCGCACCTCGTAGGCCTTCTCCAGGTGCTCCTGGAACAGGTGGGCGGTCAGCCGGATCGCGTCGTCCTCGAGTTCCTCGGCGGCGACCGGCGACGTGTAGACGAACATCCGGCGCCCGTCCCGCTCCGACGTCGAGGAGAACGGCTTGTACACCACGGGGCCGGTCTGCCGCGCGAAGCGCTGGGCGGCGTCCGGATCGTTGGTGATCAGCGTGCGGGGCACCGAGAGGCCGGCCGTACCGGCCGTGGCCAGCTGTACCGGCTTGTACTCGGCGTAGCCGATCCGGCTGGGGTGGTTCAGCCAGTTCGGGACCGTGGCCAGCAGCCCGCCGAGACCGATCCGCGCCTCCAGCTCGGCCCACTGCCGGTCGGCGCCGTCCATCGGCGGGAACGCGAACGCGGACGGGCGCCGGTAGTAGGCCCCGCAGACGTCGCCGAGGTCGACCGACCGGGACGCCGAGCGCAGCGTCGTCTCCCAGCCGTCGGCGGATCGTGCCCCGCCGAACTCCGCGGTGAGCGTGAGCCGGGTGGGGAAGTCCGCGGTGTCCACCCGATGGACGGCGACCCCGCGCTCGGTGAGTGCGGTCACCACCAGGTCCGCGGTGGGGTCGAGCCGTTCGGTCAGGATCAGGACGGTGGGCGGCACGTCAGGACGACTTGTCGTGGATCTCGTCCTCGCGCGGAATCTGGCCGGTCGTCCGGAGCGTCAGCCCCATCGAGTGGTGGATCAGCGGCGTCCAGCCGGCGCCGTCCCTGGCCAGCGCGGTCTGGGTGTCGTCGTCGTAGGCGATCGCGTCCAGCGGAAGGTCGACGGCACCCTGGGGGCGCGTCGCGAAGCGGAGCCCGAACGGCTGCTCGGTGGCGGCCTCCGGCGCTTCCGGGACCGCTAAGGCAGCAGCGGGCCGCTCGTCGGGGTCGTGACCGGTCTTCACACCGTCGCTGGCGAGCAGATTGCCCGACCGGAGAGTCATCGTCGCGAGATCCGCGGTGGCGCGCCCCAGGGGCAGCTGGTCGCTGATCGGGAACACCGCCGCGTACGCCGCGTGCTGGCTGGTCACGAACGTCTCCTTCTCCAGGGCCCGGCATGCCGGGGAGGCGCCGACCGGCCGGGCGGCTTCGGGCATCGCACCCGAGTGTTCCCCCGCGCCGCCACGTGCCGGCGGAAGACGACCAGCTGTGCGCGAAAGTACCGTCGGATGCGACGAACGGCGCAAACAGGGACTGACCAGGCTTGCACCGTTCATAGCTCCGCGGCCAGCATCTCAGAACCGCAGCAGCGGGCGACCGAAGATCCCGCACTCAGTCACCGTGAGGTGACTCTCCCCACCCTTCGGTGGGGGCCGCGATTCTCGCGTGAGCGTTCTCCCACGCACCTCGACGCCTCGTCGGCCTCCACCCGCCCTGCCACGAAACGCCGCGCCGGAGTGCCGGCGCGGCGATGGTTGGGACGACCTAGGGCCGGAGCCGTCAGTCGTTGACCAAGCCAGTGGCGGGAACGTCGCTACTGGTTCGCGGCTCAGCGCCGCGGTGCCCAGTCGTCTTCGTCGTAACGACCCGAGTACTCATCTTCGTACTCGTCGTCATCCGTGGAGGCGGAACTGGGGGAACTCGAAAGCTCCCGTTGGAGAGCGTCGAGGTCGGTGTTGGGAGAGCTGTACTTCAGCTCACGCGCGACCTTCGTCTGCTTAGCCTTAGCACGGCCGCGCCCCATTGGCTCGACCCCCTCGCACAGGTGTATCGGGGCGTCATGCGAGAGGCCCCGGATGATGGCATGTCTCGTACTGACACCGTACCGTCCCCGCCCAACGTTCGGCACCTCGCGGGTTGGGCCGATCAGCTCTCGGGCAACGACGGACGATGTTAGCCGTGCCCGGACGAGCGTCGTCGTCCTCGAACAGCGGCCGAGGGAGCAAGCTTACGTGATGCGCATCACACCCGCGTCATCATGCCGGTGGCGCCGGGCGGTGCACCGCTGACCAGGATCGATCGCAGCCTTCCGACCTGGGACATTCGCTGTTCGGCGAGCCGGTCGGCGGCGGCTGCCGGGGTGGTCCCGTCGGTCTCGGCGCGGCGGAACACGGCGAGCGTCGTCTCGTGGATGCCCGCCGCCCGGCGCTTCGCCCGCTCGAAGACGAAGCCCTCGATCTCGTCCGCGACCTGGATCACACCGCCCGAGTTCACGACGTAGTCGGGCGCGTACAGGATCCCGCGGTCGGCGAGCAGCTTGTCGATGCCGGGGTGGGCCAGCTGGTTGTTCGCGCCGCCACAGACGATCTCGGCCTGCAGTGCCGGGACCGTCTCGTCGTCCAGCGCGCCACCGAGCGCGCACGGGGCGTACACGTCGACCGCGGTGCCGACCAGCGCGACCGGGTCGACGACGTCGATCGTCGGGAACTTCGCGACGAGCGCCTCGACCGCAGCGGTGTTCACGTCCGCGACGAGCAGGTGCGCGCCTGCCTCGACGAGCAGCGCCGCGAGGTGCCTGCCGACCTTGCCGACACCGGCGATGCCGACCCGGCGGCCGGCCAGCGACGCGGTGCCCCACCGGTGGGCGGCCGCGGCCCGCATGCCCTCGTAGACGCCGAACGCGGTCAGCACCGAGGAGTCGCCGGCGCCGCCGTGCTCGGGTGAGCGGCCGGTGACAAAACGGGACTCGCGGGCCACCACGTCCATGTCCGCGACGACCGTCCCGACGTCACAGGCGGTGAAGTACCGGCCGCCCAGCGACTGCACGAAGCGCCCGTAGGCTCGCAGCAGCGGCTCGGTCTTGTCGGTGGCGGGGTCACCCCAGATCACCGCTTTGCCCCCGCCGTGGTCGAGCCCGGCCATCGCGTTCTTGTAGGCCATCGCCCGGGACAGTTCGAGCACGTCGTGGACGGCGTCGGCCTCGGTGCGGTACGGATGGAACCGGGTCCCGCCGAGCGCGGGACCGAGCGCCGTCGAGTAGATCGCGATGATCGCCCGCAGGCCGGTGGCCTGATCCTGGCAGAACACCACCTGTTCGTGACCGGTCGCTCCCGGTTCGCCGGGGGCGGCGGAATTCGGTGCGAAAACGCCCATCGCCACTCCTTCCACGACGCTTACCACCCTAGGCCGGGCCTACAGATCGGGTGCCCGACAGCGGACCCGGTCAGTCGCCCGGAAAGGGGAACACACCTCGGCCGATCGACAGGTACGTCCGGCAAAGGGACGGTCACGGAATGAAGGCGGATGGGTGGGCTAGTCGGGACAGACCGCCACTTCCGACGACATGGTGGATCCGTATTGGCCGAACGGTTGACATGCGCCAAATTCGCCGTCGAATAGGGGCCTACCTGCGGATACAGTCGCCCTACCGACCCTTCGGACTACCGTCAGTAAACGGCCGGTATGCGCACTGTCCCACTATTAGGCCGGATCGGTACGCAGGATCATCCTTTCGGCCCATGTCGGGCAAGGCGGACACCCGGGAGCATGGAGGGCAATGCGGCGCCCTCCCCGCCGCATACCCCTCTGAAGGAGATTTCGATGGCTACCCGTACCCCCGAATCGGAGCCGCTGCTGACCCCGGCCGAGGTCGCGACGATGTTCCGGGTCGACCCGAAGACCGTCACCCGGTGGGCGAAGGCCGGCAAGCTCAGCGCGATCCGGACGCTCGGCGGTCACCGCCGCTACCGCGAGTCGGAGGTCCGGGCCCTCCTGGCCGGCATCCCGCAGCAGCGGACCGGCGACTGAACTCTTCCGGTGCGCGACCAGCTGCCCCCACAGCCACTTTGGTCGCTCAGTCCGGCAAGCGCGGCTCACGACACCTCCGTCGTGGGTCGCGCTTCTGTTTGTCAGGACCGGGATTCCGCCGTCCCTGGCGGGTATGGACGGTCGAAGGGACGCTGACGGTGCGCGCGAGGTTATAGTCCGAGCACGAGCGTGACCGCCACCGCCGGGCGTTTCCCCGGGCGGCAGACACTGGAACGGCCGCGCCCGGGCGGCGCAACGAAAAGCGGAGGTCGCGCAGTGGGCAGCCTCGGGTCCGACGGGCCGACCGGCCCCGGTCCGGCGGCCGACGGTGACCACCACGCGCTGCTCGGTCTGGATCGGAACGCGGACGAGGCGACGATCCGCCAGCGCATCACGACCGAGCGCCGGAAGTGGCGCCGCCGCACCACCGCACCCGACATCAACGCCCGCCAGGAAGCGGAGCGGTGGATGCAGGCGCTGGACGCCGCCGAGCGCGCGCTGCTCCCGGCCGGGCCCCCGTCGACGAGCGCGCACGGCGCCTCCAGCGCTCCGCACGCCGCCGAGGCGACCGAGCCGCCGGAGACGCCGCCGGCCGCACAGCGTCCCGGGCCGCCACCGGTCGCGCCCGCCGCTCGCGAATGGCTGGTCCGGGCCGTCGAGCAGCTCAAGGGCGGCCAGTCCGACCTCGCGATCTTCACCGCTCGCCGCGCCGTCGACGAGGATCCGCAGAACGCCTACGCGTGGTCGGTGCTGGCCGACGCGGCGGCTCGCTCCGACGACTCGGAGACCGCGAACTCGGCGATCGAACGGGCGCTGGCGCTGGAGCCGGAATCCGCCCACCTGCACGCCGAACGGGGCTGGATCCTCGACCGCGGAGGGCGTCCGGAACGTGCGGTGGCCGCCTACCGCACAGCGGCCGAATTGGACCCGAGCCGGATCGACTACCGGGTCCGCATCGTCACCGCGCTGCTGCGGGCCGGACGCGTGGACGAGGCCGTCCGGGACGCCGAGGACGCCTACCGCCTCCGTCCGGACGACGGTGACGTGCGCACGGCGCTGGGCACCGCGCTGGCCGAGCGCGCCGTCGCCGCACAGCACGAGCTGCCGGACGGGCGCCTGGTGATCGCCAGCGAGGCTCAGGCCAGCTACGTGCTGGCGCTGGCCAGCCGGGGCATCTCGGTTCGCCCGGCCGACCCGGCGGTCCTGGAGGACCTCGAGCAGCAGCGGGAGTACGCCCGGCGGGCACGCCGCCGCCGGTTCTCCCCGAACGCGTTCCGCCGCAACTGGCGCTGGCCGGTCGGGCTCGGACTGCTGCTGGTGTCGGGCTGCTGCTGCGCCCCGAACATCTACCGGGCCAGCCAGACCGGAGACCTCGTCCAGCAGGCGTTCGCCGTCGGCGTCCTGATCGTCGTGCTGACTTTTGTCGGCGCGCTGCTGTACACCTGCTACGAGCCGGTCTACAAGCGCAACGCGGCGCTGATCGCCGAGACCGTGCCACGGCGGGTCGGCCGCGGCCCCGGCGACCGTCAGGGCGGCGGAAAGGGCCGCGAGGGTGGGGCGGGCGGTGGTTCGTTCCGCCCGGAGCCCGGGGATCCGGCGCCCCGTACCGATGACACCGGCATTCCCGAGAGCCGGGGTAAGGGCCGCCGCGGGCTGCGGTGGCCGAGCCGCGGCGGAGGGGCAGGGGGGATGGCGTGAGCGCGATCGGGATCGACCTCGGAACCACGTTCTCGGCGGCAGCCGCCGTCGCGAAGAACGGCGAGCCGTACATCCTGCACAACCGGGAGGGCCACCCCACGACCCCGTCGGTCGTCTGCTTCCGCGGCAACAAGCCGATGGTCGGGCTGGCCGCCCGCCGCGCGGTGACCGCGGCACCGGCCGACTGCGTCGAGTTCGTCAAGCGGCACATGGGGGACCCCACCTGGCGGTTCCCGACGTCGACCGGCGAGGAGTACAGCGCCGAGCAGATCAGCGCGCTGATCCTCAAGCGGATCGCGGAGGACGCCTCGGCGGCGCTCGGCGCCCCGGCGTCGGAGGCCGTGATCACGGTGCCGGCGTACTTCGACGACGCCCGCCGCAAGGCGACCGCCGACGCGGGCGAGATCGCGGGCCTGGACGTCCTGCGGGTGCTCAACGAGCCGACCGCGGCCGCGCTGGCGTTCGGCTACAACGCCGACCGCGAGGAGACGCTGCTCGTCTACGACCTCGGCGGCGGCACGTTCGACTGCACGGTGATGCGGATGGGCTACGGGCGCTTCGACGTGCTGGCCACCGCGGGCGACCGGAACCTCGGTGGGTTCGACTTCGACAACGCGCTGATGATCCACGTCTCCGAGCTCATGCAGAAGGCGACCGGCCTCTGGCTGCTGGCGCCGGGACTGGACGACGGCGAGACCGAGGCGATCCTGCGGGAGCACTGCGAGCAGGCCAAGCGGCAGCTCTCCACGCTCCCGGAGGCCAAGATCGCCGTGGAGGTCGACAGCGGCGAGCACGTCGTCACGGTGACCAGGCCGACGTTCGAGGCCCTCACCCGGCCGCTGCTGCGCCGGACCGAGGAGATCGTCCAGGAGGTCATGGAGGAGGCCGGGGTCGGCTTCGGCCGCCTGGGCAGCGTCCTGATGGTCGGTGGATCCACCCGGATGCCGATGGTCACGGCGATGGTCGAGAAGGTCACCGGCGTGCGCGCCGACCGATCGGTGCACCCGGACGAGGCGGTCGCGCTCGGGGCGGCGGTCCTGGCCGACGTGCTCTCGAACGCCCGGCGCCACCCGGAGGGCCGTCCACGCCGGACCGTGACCGTCAACGACGTCACCTCGCAGGGCGTCGGGGTGGTCGCGAGGGCGCGGGAGAGCGGCGAACAGGTCAACTCGATCGTCATCCCACGTAACACACCGATCCCGTGCCAGGGCAGGCGTCGCTTCCGCACGTTGGCCGAAAACCAGCGAGAAGTGTTACTGGTAGTCACTGAGGGCGACGATCCGGACCTCCGCTTCGCCACGGTCGTGGGATCCGCCCGGCTAGCGATCCCGCAGAAGACCGGCGCGGTCGAGTTCGACATCGTCATCGCTTACGACGAGGACGGGATCATCCACATCACGCTGACCGAACCCGAGGACGGCGAGCAGATCGCGGAATTCGAGATCGACCGCCAGGCCAATCTGGACGCCGCTGACATCCACCGGATGCGAACCGCGCTCCGGAGCCTGGAGGTCGGCTGACTCCGCCTTCTCGCCGACAGTTACTCTCAGTCGTCGTCGTGACGCTTGCCACGCGTACAGACGTGGAAGTGTCGTTACAGGTTGCGGTTGGATGGTCCGGACGCGATCGGGGTCGGGATCCGGGAGGCCGGGTTAGAGCCCAGGTCGAACGGCTACCCTACTCACAGGCGGTTCGCCGAAGGGCACTGAAAGTGAGGAATAGTCAGTGTCGACGCAATCGAGGCTCGTCCAATTGCGACAGCAAGTTGCCGCGCTCTCCGATCGGTCCACGAAGCTGTCGCAGCAACTCGTGGCCATGAAGCAGAACTTCACGGTGACGATCTCCGCAGTTCAGGGGACGATCGGCGGTTCGGCGCGCCGCACCGACCAGAACATGGTGGCCGCTCTCCAAGCCGCCGAAAAGAAGCTCGACGAGGCCTCAGCCGCCCTCCTGCAGGTCTCGTCCGAAGGTAAGAAGTTCGCCGGGACCCTGTAGCGCCGGTACGCGATCCACCAGAGGCGACCCAGGAGACGACACGTCGGATGATGCCTCCACGCACGAACCAGCCCGGTGGCGGTCAGGCTGGCGGGAGCGGGCCGGGCACCCGCCGGGCCGGTGGACGCTGGTCGCGTGCCCGGCGCGACAAGGCTGACCCGCAGGGCACTCCGCGGTCCGACAACCACCGGTCGGCCGGCACGTCGCCGCTGAGCGACCCGGAGGACACGACCGACCCGCTGCCCGCCGAGGAACGCCAGATCCGGACGACGTTCCTGCGGTTGCGGGGCACCGCGGACGCGCTCCTCGCCGCCGCCGACGCCGGGCGCAGCGCCGCCACCGGTGCGTACGAGATCGCCGAGCGCGACGCCGCCCGCCGTACCCACCGTGCCGTCCAGAAGGCCGAAGCCGACGCCGACAACGCGTACGAGGAGGCGCGCGACACGCTGGCCAACCGGGTCGGCCGGATCGCGCCGTTCGCCGCCTCGGCCGACTGGGACGCCCCGGGTTGGCGCTCCGACGACTGGCTGGGCACCGGCCCTGCCCGCTACGTCCGCATCGGGTCGTTGTCCGTGCCGGGAGCCGATCCGCGGCAGAGCGGTGCGCACCCCGATCAGCTGCCCGCGCTGGTCCCGCTGCTCGACGTCGGGTCGCTCGGCTTGATCGCCGAGGGCGACGACAAGGACTGGCCGATCCGCACCATGCACTCGGTGCTGCTGCGCGCGCTGGCCGCCGCACCGCCCGGCCGGCTGGAGATCGTCACCTACGACCCGCGGATCCGGGGCGTCACGAGCCCGTTCGCCGCGCTGCGCAAGGCGGGCAACGACCTGCTGGCCGACCCGCTGGCGACGCCGAACGAGCTGCTCGCGCGTCTGACGCTGCTGCGTGCGGCGGTGATGCGGGTGGCCGAGCTGGCCGGCGCGCACGGCGTCCCCGACCTCGCGACGCTGACCGAGGTGACCGGCGTCCAGCCCGAGCCGTACCGGCTGGTCGTCGTCTGCGACTACCCGTACGGCGTCGACAGCCGGGCGCAGACCGAGCTGATCCGGCTGGCCGAGGGCGGTCCGCACCGCGGCGTCTCGCTGCTGGTCCACCACGATCCGCGGGTCGTTCCCGACGACGGCGTCAACCCGGCCGAGCTGCTGCGGCACCTCAACGTCGCGCGGGGCCGGAACTCGGCGATCACGGTCAACGCGCTGCCCGCGGTCACCGTGCGGCCCGACCAGCCGCCGCCGCGCGAGCTGATCGAACGGGTGTCGGCCCGCGTCGCCGAGGGTGCTCGCCGCGGTGCCGCGCCGGTCGTCGAATTCGAGCCGTTGCTGCCCGAGCCGGACAAGCTGTGGACCGAGGACGCGATCCGCGGCATGACCGCGAAGATCGGGCGGGCCGGCCTGGACACGGTCGAGCTGGAGCTGCGGGGCTCGGACCCGTCGCTGCCGAACGTCCTGATCGGGGGCGCTTCCGGGCAGGGCAAGTCGAACCTGCTGCTGGTGCTGCTGCACTCGATCGCGGCCTCGTACTCGCCGGACGAGGTCGCGATGTTCCTGCTCGACTTCAAGGACGGCCTGGAGTTCGACCGCCTCGGGCCGCGGCCGGGGCGTCCGTGGCACCTGCCGCACGCCCGCGTGCTGGGCCTGGAGGGCGACCGCGCGTTCGGGCTGGCGGTGCTGCGCTACCTGGACGGGGAGTTCCGCCGCCGTGCCGAGCAGTTCCGGCTGGCCGGTGCGAACGACCTCGCCGGGTATCGGACGCTGCGCCCGAACGAGACCGTGCCCCGGCTGCTGCTGGTCATCGACGAGTTCCAGGTGCTGGTGGCCGAGGACGACGACATCGCCCGCGCGTCGATCGTGATCCTCGAGACGCTGGCTCGCCGGGGTCGTGCGGTCGGTGTCCACCTGGTGCTCGCCTCGCAGACGCTCTCCGGCATCGAGACGCTGGTGACCAAGGAGCGGTCGATCTTCGGTCAGTTCCCCTGGCGGGTGTCGCTCAAGACCGAGGCCAGCGAGTCCGAGGCGGTGCTCGGCAGGCAGAACACCGAGGCCGCGCAGCTGCGGTTCCGCGGTGAGATCGTGTTCAACCGCGAGTACGGCGACCCGGCCCACAACCGGCGCGGTGTGGTCGCGTACGCGGACGAGCAGCGTCTGGACGCGCTGCGGCGGACGCTCTGGGAGAAGGCCGGACGCCCGGCGGCGCCCCGGGTCTTCTACGCCGCGCGCCCGTCCGACCCCAACCTGCTCACCGCCGCACTCCAGCGGGTCCTGACCGACGCGCCACCCGGCGACGACACCAAGTTCGCGCTGCTCGGGCTCCCGGTGGACGTCGACCCGGCGCCGGTCGCGTTCGGGCTCACCGCCGACCCCGGCCGCACGCTCGCGGTGGTCGGCGACGGCCGCGACGACGCGTTCGGCACGCTGGGCGCGGTGGTCTGGTCGCTGGCCGCGCAGCACGTCCGCGGGGGTGCCGAGTTCGTGCTGCTGGACGCCGTCGGCGGCGACGCGGGCTCCCCGGAGACCGCGCTGCTCGCCGAGGCCGCAGGCGCGTACGACCACGGGGTGACGCGGTACACCGGCGGCGCGGTCGGGGGTGGCCTCTCCGAGCTCGCCCGGATCGTCGACGAGCGGATCGCGAGCGGCGGCAAACACGCCGACCTCACCGCGGAGCGACGTCCGATCTACGTGCTCGGGATCGGCCTGCACCGCGCGGCGCGGCTGGACCACTACGACGACACCGGCACGGTGCCCACCGATGCCCTGCGGACGCTGGTGCGCGAGGGGCCG
The sequence above is a segment of the Cryptosporangium aurantiacum genome. Coding sequences within it:
- the purM gene encoding phosphoribosylformylglycinamidine cyclo-ligase, translated to MVTSGAPTQSGARVTRTSRDATSGGDAEAGASYRAAGVDIEAGDRAVELMRSKVKKTFRPEVVGNIGGFAGLFAFDTDKYKKPVLASSTDGVGTKLAIAQQMNIHDTVGIDLVAMVVDDLVVCGAEPLFLQDYIAIGKVVPEKVADIVGGIADGCRWAGCALLGGETAEHPGLLSPDEYDIAATGVGVVDADSILGADRIKAGDQIIALASSGLHSNGYSLVRHALLADGKMRLDQVVPELGRQRTLGEDLLTPTTIYAQACLAVIEECEVHALAHITGGGLAGNVVRVIGEDVDAVIDRATWRPQPIFDLIGTIGRVTRPELERTFNMGVGMVVVVPPDQADRAVASFSARGVKAWVAGEIVSGTGNVRLVDSHPS
- the tgmB gene encoding ATP-grasp ribosomal peptide maturase, whose translation is MPPTVLILTERLDPTADLVVTALTERGVAVHRVDTADFPTRLTLTAEFGGARSADGWETTLRSASRSVDLGDVCGAYYRRPSAFAFPPMDGADRQWAELEARIGLGGLLATVPNWLNHPSRIGYAEYKPVQLATAGTAGLSVPRTLITNDPDAAQRFARQTGPVVYKPFSSTSERDGRRMFVYTSPVAAEELEDDAIRLTAHLFQEHLEKAYEVRLTVVDEQFFAAALTARSAAGQIDWRSDYDAIEYAVTSVPGSVRDGLCRMMRTLGLRFAAVDFAVTPSGEWYFLDLNPNGQWAWIEHETGLEICAAITSALAPT
- the tgmA gene encoding putative ATP-grasp-modified RiPP; the protein is MPEAARPVGASPACRALEKETFVTSQHAAYAAVFPISDQLPLGRATADLATMTLRSGNLLASDGVKTGHDPDERPAAALAVPEAPEAATEQPFGLRFATRPQGAVDLPLDAIAYDDDTQTALARDGAGWTPLIHHSMGLTLRTTGQIPREDEIHDKSS
- a CDS encoding DUF3073 domain-containing protein, translated to MGRGRAKAKQTKVARELKYSSPNTDLDALQRELSSSPSSASTDDDEYEDEYSGRYDEDDWAPRR
- a CDS encoding Leu/Phe/Val dehydrogenase, giving the protein MGVFAPNSAAPGEPGATGHEQVVFCQDQATGLRAIIAIYSTALGPALGGTRFHPYRTEADAVHDVLELSRAMAYKNAMAGLDHGGGKAVIWGDPATDKTEPLLRAYGRFVQSLGGRYFTACDVGTVVADMDVVARESRFVTGRSPEHGGAGDSSVLTAFGVYEGMRAAAAHRWGTASLAGRRVGIAGVGKVGRHLAALLVEAGAHLLVADVNTAAVEALVAKFPTIDVVDPVALVGTAVDVYAPCALGGALDDETVPALQAEIVCGGANNQLAHPGIDKLLADRGILYAPDYVVNSGGVIQVADEIEGFVFERAKRRAAGIHETTLAVFRRAETDGTTPAAAADRLAEQRMSQVGRLRSILVSGAPPGATGMMTRV
- the bldC gene encoding developmental transcriptional regulator BldC; translated protein: MATRTPESEPLLTPAEVATMFRVDPKTVTRWAKAGKLSAIRTLGGHRRYRESEVRALLAGIPQQRTGD
- a CDS encoding tetratricopeptide repeat protein gives rise to the protein MGSLGSDGPTGPGPAADGDHHALLGLDRNADEATIRQRITTERRKWRRRTTAPDINARQEAERWMQALDAAERALLPAGPPSTSAHGASSAPHAAEATEPPETPPAAQRPGPPPVAPAAREWLVRAVEQLKGGQSDLAIFTARRAVDEDPQNAYAWSVLADAAARSDDSETANSAIERALALEPESAHLHAERGWILDRGGRPERAVAAYRTAAELDPSRIDYRVRIVTALLRAGRVDEAVRDAEDAYRLRPDDGDVRTALGTALAERAVAAQHELPDGRLVIASEAQASYVLALASRGISVRPADPAVLEDLEQQREYARRARRRRFSPNAFRRNWRWPVGLGLLLVSGCCCAPNIYRASQTGDLVQQAFAVGVLIVVLTFVGALLYTCYEPVYKRNAALIAETVPRRVGRGPGDRQGGGKGREGGAGGGSFRPEPGDPAPRTDDTGIPESRGKGRRGLRWPSRGGGAGGMA
- a CDS encoding Hsp70 family protein; translation: MSAIGIDLGTTFSAAAAVAKNGEPYILHNREGHPTTPSVVCFRGNKPMVGLAARRAVTAAPADCVEFVKRHMGDPTWRFPTSTGEEYSAEQISALILKRIAEDASAALGAPASEAVITVPAYFDDARRKATADAGEIAGLDVLRVLNEPTAAALAFGYNADREETLLVYDLGGGTFDCTVMRMGYGRFDVLATAGDRNLGGFDFDNALMIHVSELMQKATGLWLLAPGLDDGETEAILREHCEQAKRQLSTLPEAKIAVEVDSGEHVVTVTRPTFEALTRPLLRRTEEIVQEVMEEAGVGFGRLGSVLMVGGSTRMPMVTAMVEKVTGVRADRSVHPDEAVALGAAVLADVLSNARRHPEGRPRRTVTVNDVTSQGVGVVARARESGEQVNSIVIPRNTPIPCQGRRRFRTLAENQREVLLVVTEGDDPDLRFATVVGSARLAIPQKTGAVEFDIVIAYDEDGIIHITLTEPEDGEQIAEFEIDRQANLDAADIHRMRTALRSLEVG